One Salvelinus sp. IW2-2015 linkage group LG4q.2, ASM291031v2, whole genome shotgun sequence DNA window includes the following coding sequences:
- the shprh gene encoding E3 ubiquitin-protein ligase SHPRH isoform X3, with protein MSNRRKRAPPVRVDEEAKKKLNWNMHEDRRIETLLQEEEDQIPTSSFLSTGHHIPTASLLFTGDQISTSSLLSTTHQIPTGSLLLSVQEDCEASCSSSGALLSDLGLGDDPQLPASSSSTFLSLTVLPLSDLAHIWKSLIGEFSLRPPPLWVNPPGCDQRAFTLRRTGDQLYLSLTSSSEESSTSTGGLEMRPLDRTCPVECFLAGGIVLEELDWLQKRRAVQLCHQPGEDEIKVGIYVLESGLGKPEFLSEGNGRIRKANQLIQKLMEFYYDFIIPEVVSTEEEECDTDLERQNVEELYDYVRHLHQRENQDVSIDVQHKALIPVLRPYQSQAVNWMLRRENYRSSSSSKEQSLNFLWRELVTLCGKKLFYNPYTGGLIREFPLAGVEWPGGILADEMGLGKTVEVLALILNNSRQGLKQEALTLPLGKSVNYFVPPPRPEEEEMHIIHCKSEAQHKVKISYPTVRVMLLTAIKEMKVGKGASVNAIFAYIRTTYRYDLLKNRNHIKRALGKLLDEELVERVKGRGLAGSFKLGKKYKETKKKTTTAKSQSPSGDSGPRRTSLRRAGKKGKTSYKDPDTPDLSPSEDISHSCLSPDCPVSVEDSKDEQQEGSLEKERRSDTLSASQDLSPVAKADRPEEDDKETLHSSQEQEMERVDQVEDALEESKQQPGPHVTPEMPPATRVSFTPFNTPDYRFECICGELGLIDYKARVQCLNCQLWQHAECVNYKEESLDTTPFYCPHCLVAMTPVPTGATLIISPSSICHQWVEEINKHISSSSLRVLVYQGVKKHGFIQPHMLAEQDVVITTYDVLRSELNYVDIPHSNSKDGRRFRNQKRYMAVPSPLVAVEWWRICLDEAQMVECTTAKAAEMALRLSSVNRWCVSGTPVQRGLEDLYGLVLFLGVDPYWVKYWWDQLLYRPYRRGNTEPLYNLIGQLLWRSAKKDVIDQIQIPPQTEEVHWLQFSPVEGHFYHRQHEVCSQDALVKLRKIQDWSLKLGSLDRRTVNTILYPLLRLRQACCHPQAVRGEFLPFQKSTMTMEELLKSLQKKCRVECEEVHRQLVCALNGLAGIHIIRDEFGEAVEMYREVLRSSEEHKGRLKTDSLQRLHATHNLMELLNAKHPGIPPTLRDDRLKEESEQLRQHYMTKHNAEVSEAYQNLQPVLQNIKELKRKVNLRSPWWLDVVQRAIQHNVDDDLVSRIQNELTCSYKQQANKFSMADKFRDGRGLQFLLSTQMEDLTKSQKSVQDAVKRLEGTPSEAVIEETVLCHLRPVRLPLNNCVFCKADELFTDYESKLFSHTVKGQTAIFEEMIEDEEGLVDDRLPTTSRGLWAASETERALKAILSFSKARRMDHDLVEEGNTFMELFENWKKEYKVLHEYWMVLRNNVSAIDELGMATERLRVRLPDEPKPKVPVLHIIEPHEVDQNRGKLLNDRAVAKSQLQKKLGQFLYLSNLEKSQDKATGGLNPEPCPICARPLGQEWAVLTCGHCFCNECIAIIVEQYSVGSGTRRRAIKCAICRQTTSHAEISYVFTTQTDNQGTDIPVKGSHSTKVEAVVRTLKKIQLTDPGAKCLVFSTWQCVLDIIAKALFDNNMEFSQINGIHKFQENLCSFKYEEKINILLLPLHTGSNGLNIIEATHVLLVEPILNPAHELQAIGRVHRIGQTKPTYVHRFLIKSTIEERMQAMLKTAEKSSHSATAMKHSEAAVLMVADLADLFTEDNEALE; from the exons ATGAGCAACAGAAGGAAGCGTGCCCCGCCGGTGAGGGTAGATGAGGAGGCCAAGAAGAAGCTGAACTGGAACATGCATGAGGACCGCAGGATTGAGACTCTACTCCAAGAAGAGGAAGACCAGATTCCAACCAGCTCATTTCTGTCCACCGGCCACCACATCCCAACTGCTTCCCTTCTCTTCACCGGCGACCAGATTTCAACCAGTTCCCTTCTTTCAACCACCCACCAGATCCCAACCGGTTCTCTTCTCTTGAGCGTCCAGGAGGACTGTGAGGCAAGCTGCTCCAGCTCAGGAGCTCTGTTGTCAGACCTAGGACTAGGAGATGACCCCCAGCTccctgcttcctcctcctccaccttcctctccctcACTGTGCTTCCTCTTTCTGACCTGGCTCACATCTGGAAGTCTCTGATCGGGGAGTTCAGCCTCCGTCCTCCCCCTCTGTGGGTTAATCCCCCGGGCTGTGACCAGAGGGCCTTCACCCTTCGTAGGACAGGAGATCAGTTGTACCTCAGTTTGACCAGCAGCAGCGAAGAGAGTAGTACTAGTACAGGAGGACTGGAGATGAGGCCTCTGGATAGGACCTGCCCAGTGGAGTGTTTCCTGGCTGGAGGGATAGTATTGGAGGAGCTGGACTGGCTACAGAAGAGAAGAGCTGTGCAGCTGTGTCATCAGCCAGGAGAGGATGAAATTAAG GTGGGGATATATGTACTGGAATCGGGATTGGGAAAGCCTGAATTCCTCAGCGAGGGAAACGGACGGATTAGAAAGGCAAATCAACTGATACAGAAGTTAATggagttttactatgactttATCATCCCCG AAGTGGTGTCGACCGAGGAGGAGGAGTGTGACACTGACTTGGAGAGGCAGAACGTGGAGGAGCTGTATGATTACGTCAGACACCTCCACCAGAGAGAGAACCAGGACGTGAGCATAGATGTACAGCACAAGGCTCTTATCCCAGTCCTCAGGCCATACCAGAGTCAGGCTGTTAACTGGATGCTGAGGAGAGAGAATTACAGGAGCAGTAGCTCTTCTAAAG AACAATCTCTAAATTTCCTATGGAGGGAGCTTGTCACATTGTGTGGGAAGAAGCTATTCTACAATCCATATACAGGCGG CCTGATTCGTGAGTTCCCCCTGGCTGGGGTGGAGTGGCCTGGGGGGATCCTGGCTGATGAGATGGGTCTGGGGAAGACTGTGGAGGTCCTGGCTCTTATACTGAACAACAGCAGACAGGGCCTGAAGCAGGAGGCCCTCACCCTGCCTCTG GGAAAGTCTGTGAATTATTTTGTACCACCTCCGCGACCAGAAGAAGAGGAGATGCATATAATTCACTGCAAGTCAGAGGCTCAACATAAAGTGAAAATATCCTACCCAA CTGTGCGTGTGATGCTGCTCACGGCAATAAAAGAGATGAAGGTTGGTAAAGGAGCGTCGGTCAACGCCATCTTTGCGTACATTCGCACCACATACCGGTACGACCTCTTGAAGAACCGTAACCACATCAAGAGGGCCCTGGGCAAGCTGCTGGACGAGGAACTAGTAGAGAGAGTCAAAGGTCGCGGTCTGGCCGGATCCTTTAAACTGGGGAAGAAATACAAGGAAACCAAGAAGAAGACCACCACGGCCAAATCT CAGAGTCCCTCCGGAGACAGTGGGCCCAGGAGAACTTCACTAAGGCGAGCAGGGAAGAAGGGGAAGACCTCTTATAAAGACCCTGATACCCCAGACCTCTCTCCTTCAGAGGATATTAGCCATAGCTGCCTGTCCCCTGACTGTCCTGTTTCTGTAGAGGACAGTAAAGATGAACAGCAGGAGGGAAGCCTTGAGAAAGAGCGACGCAGCGACACGCTAAGCGCCTCACAGGATCTGTCACCTGTTGCGAAGGCAGACCGTCCTGAGGAGGACGACAAAGAGACACTCCACAGCTCCCAGGaacaggagatggagagagtggatCAAGTGGAAGATGCCCTCGAAGAGAGTAAGCAGCAACCAGGTCCACATGTCACTCCGGAAATGCCGCCGGCCACCCGGGTGTCGTTCACCCCCTTCAACACACCAGACTACCGCTTTGAGTGTATCTGTGGCGAGCTGGGTCTCATCGACTACAAGGCCCGTGTGCAGTGTCTCAACTGCCAGCTGTGGCAGCATGCAGAGTGTGTGAACTACAAGGAGGAAAGCCTAGACACCACACCGTTCTACTGTCCTCACTGCCTGGTGGCCATGACACCTGTCCCTACAGGAGCTACCCTCATCATCTCCCCTTCGTCCATCTGTCATCAGTGGGTTGAGGAGATCAACAAACACATCAGCTCCTCATCACTACGAGTACTG GTGTACCAGGGGGTGAAGAAGCATGGTTTCATCCAGCCTCACATGCTGGCTGAGCAGGATGTGGTAATCACCACCTATGACGTGCTGCGCTCGGAGCTCAACTACGTCGACATCCCCCACAGCAACAGTAAGGACGGCCGGCGCTTTCGCAACCAGAAGCGATACATGGCTGTTCCCAGCCCCCTAGTGGCCGTGGAGTGGTGGCGCATCTGTCTGGACGAGGCCCAGATGGTGGAATGCACCACTGCCAAG GCGGCAGAAATGGCTCTGCGTCTCTCGTCAGTCAACCGCTGGTGTGTCAGTGGAACTCCTGTACAGAGAGGCCTGGAAG ATCTGTATGGTCTGGTTCTGTTCTTGGGGGTCGACCCCTACTGGGTCAAGTACTGGTGGGACCAGCTGCTCTACCGACCCTATCGCCGTGGAAACACAGAGCCACTCTACAACCTGATTGGTCAGCTGCTGTGGCGATCGGCCAAGAAAGATGTCATTGATCAG ATTCAGATTCCCCCTCAGACAGAAGAGGTCCACTGGCTGCAGTTCTCTCCAGTGGAGGGTCACTTCTACCACCGGCAGCATGAGGTGTGTTCCCAGGACGCCCTGGTTAAGCTGAGGAAGATCCAGGACTGGAGCCTGAAGCTGGGCAGCCTGGACAGACGCACGGTCAACACCATCCTGTACCCCCTGCTCAGACTCCGTCAAGCCTGCTGCCACCCACAGGCTGTCAGGGGAGAGTTCCTGCCCTTCCAGAAGAG CACCATGACGATGGAGGAGCTGCTCAAGTCCCTGCAGAAGAAATGTCGAGTGGAATGTGAAGAGGTTCACAGACAATTGGTGTGCGCCCTCAACGGCCTGGCAGGCATCCACATCATCAGAG ATGAGTTTGGTGAGGCAGTGGAAATGTACAGAGAAGTCCTGAGGTCTTCAGAGGAACACAAAGGACGACTGAAGACGGATTCACTGCAG AGGCTTCACGCCACACACAACCTAATGGAGCTGCTCAACGCAAAGCACCCTGGGATACCGCCCACTCTGAGAGACGACCGGCTGAAAGAGGAG TCAGAGCAGCTGAGGcagcactacatgaccaaacacAACGCCGAGGTGTCTGAGGCCTACCAGAATCTACAGCCTGTACTGCAGAACATCAAGGAGCTCAAACGCAAA GTCAATCTACGATCCCCCTGGTGGCTGGACGTGGTACAGCGGGCCATACAGCACAACGTCGATGACGACCTGGTTTCCCGCATCCAGAACGAACTGACCTGCAGCTACAAACAGCAGGCCAACAAGTTCTCCATGGCTGACAA GTTCCGAGATGGGCGTGGCCTGCAGTTCCTGCTCAGCACTCAGATGGAGGATCTGACGAAGTCCCAGAAGTCTGTGCAGGACGCGGTGAAGAGGCTGGAAGGCACACCATCAGAGGCTGTCATAGAGGAGACTGTTCTCTGTCACCTCAGACCTGTCCGCCTGCCACTCAATAA CTGTGTGTTTTGCAAAGCAGACGAGCTCTTCACTGATTATGAGTCCAAGCTCTTTTCACACAC GGTAAAGGGTCAGACGGCTATCTTTGAGGAGATGATTGAGGATGAGGAGGGGCTGGTGGACGACCGTCTCCCCACCACCAGTAGAGGGTTGTGGGCTGCCAGCGAGACAGAGCGGGCCCTGAAGGCCATTCTCTCCTTCTCCAAGGCCCGACGCATGGACCACGACCTGGTGGAAGAAGGAAATACCTTCATGGAGCTTTTTGAGAACTGGAAGAAAGAGTACAAG GTGTTGCATGAGTACTGGATGGTACTTAGGAACAATGTGTCAGCCATTGATGAGCTGGGAATGGCCACAGAGAGGCTGCGTGTGAGGCTGCCTGATGAACCCAAACCCAAAGTACCAGTACTGCACATCATAGAACCACACGAG GTGGATCAGAACAGGGGGAAACTGTTAAATGATAGAGCAGTGGCAAAGTCTCAGCTCCAGAAGAAGCTGGGCCAATTCCTTTATCTCTCAAATCTAGAAAAG TCCCAGGACAAGGCGACAGGAGGACTAAATCCAGAGCCGTGTCCTATCTGTGCCCGTCCTCTGGGTCAGGAG TGGGCGGTGCTGACCTGCGGTCACTGTTTCTGTAACGAGTGCATCGCCATCATCGTCGAGCAGTACAGCGTGGGTTCGGGCACGCGGCGGAGGGCCATCAAGTGTGCCATCTGCAGACAGACCACGTCCCACGCGGAGATCTCCTATGTCTTCACCACCCAGACAGACAACCAGGGGACAGACATCCCTGTCAAG GGAAGCCACTCTACCAAGGTGGAGGCGGTGGTCAGGACTCTGAAGAAGATCCAGCTTACTGACCCAGGAGCCAAGTGTCTCGTCTTCTCCACG TGGCAGTGTGTGTTGGACATCATTGCCAAGGCTCTGTTTGACAACAACATGGAGTTCTCTCAAATCAATGGCATTCACAAATTCCAG GAGAATCTGTGTTCGTTTAAATACGAGGAGAAGATCAACATCCTGCTCCTTCCTCTCCACACGGGCTCCAATGGGCTCAACATCATCGAGGCTACGCACGTCCTATTGGTGGAGCCCATCCTCAACCCCGCCCACGAGCTGCAGGCCATTGGCCGGGTGCACCGCATCGGACAGACCAA ACCCACCTATGTCCATAGATTCCTCATCAAGTCCACTATTGAGGAGAGAATGCAGGCTATGTTGAAGACTGCAGAGAAAAG CAGCCACAGTGCGACTGCCATGAAGCACTCGGAGGCTGCAGTCCTGATGGTGGCTGATCTGGCTGATCTCTTCACCGAGGACAACGAGGCCCTGGAGTAA